In Mangifera indica cultivar Alphonso chromosome 14, CATAS_Mindica_2.1, whole genome shotgun sequence, the DNA window AAAACCTGCaccaaaaaaatttagaaacttCCCAGAAAATTAAGGCTTGGTCTACTAGCCCTTCCACCCAAGAGATGATGTATATTGAGTATCTTGGTagaaataatcatatatatattttcataaggTGGGAGTTTACAGCAATACCTTTACAAAGTAAGGAACTTTCTTACAAAGAATAGTTTACTGGTGAAGCTGCAAGCCACTGAATTACAGCCTTCAGTTCGGGATCTCCCCCAAAAGCACCACATCCCCAATTCCCAGTCACAATACACGGAAAATCCTTATGGTTCCGAAACTGACTACTCTTTGGGTCAGAATTTCTGAGCATTAGATTGATAGATGTTCCTTCATTTGTTTCAATGGCAGTTGAGGAAGCCCCGTGtaactaaacaaataaaactgAATGTAGTAATTATATTGATAGAGAATCAGTGAAGAGATCTTCTATTGAGACTAAACTGTGTGCTTCATCAATATCTAAAAATTGTGAAACTAAACAAATACAACTGAACATAGTAATTGTAGAAGTATCTTGAATTACCTCAAAAGGGCAGAGGGGTACAATTGATTTGCTCCAAGCATCAGCATTGGTATAAGAGATGAATAAACAATGACAGTCTAAAGGAAGAACCTTTCGCTCAAATGAGACAAATCCAACACACATAAATGAAGATATCCTTTTAAAATAATGTACAAtgcactttattttattttcctgaTTTTCGCTATAACTTTCATATAGACTcctaaaaaagataaaagttttaCACAATT includes these proteins:
- the LOC123195453 gene encoding poly(ADP-ribose) glycohydrolase 1-like isoform X1; translation: MAKGPEHIRINSGELLSVAICDIRSLVSLFEPLAPFAFNDCVLSFDDLHGASSTAIETNEGTSINLMLRNSDPKSSQFRNHKDFPCIVTGNWGCGAFGGDPELKAVIQWLAASPVNYSL